A single window of Nicotiana sylvestris chromosome 3, ASM39365v2, whole genome shotgun sequence DNA harbors:
- the LOC138888333 gene encoding uncharacterized protein: protein MRIAAENPGRSRKDEKLIYSLTQKVRDYEDDLQKTEAELADARAKLAKNAEGWASFVRQLKEKYNKGMVGLKKKVNVLENEMAKQARDFKAEREHCYALMSQLEKDMQQLQEQNHTAE from the coding sequence atgagaatagctgctgAAAACCCGGGCAGAAGcagaaaagatgaaaaactcatctACAGCCTTACGCAAAAAGTACGTGACTATGAGGATGATTTGCAAAAGACTGAAGCTGAACTAGCCGATGCCCGAGCCAAATTAGCTAAGAATGCAGAGGGATGGGCCAGTTTCGTTCGGCAACTGAAGGAGAAGTACAACAAAGGAATGGTGGGTCTAAAGAAAAAGGTCAATGTTCTTGAGAATGAAATGGCCAAGCAGGCAAGAGACTTCAAAGCAGAAAGGGAGCACTGCTATGCCCTGATGTCGCAGCTAGAAAAAGACATGCAGCagcttcaagagcaaaatcatacagCTGAATAA
- the LOC138888334 gene encoding uncharacterized protein translates to MHIYEVKKDEKPSWKLFFDGAANMKGVGTGVDLCQWFRSVDFRRIPRIHNEVDDALATLVSMLHHPYKTYIDPLHIQVRDQHAYCNMVEEELDGEPGFHDIIEYIKLGVYPVQATGDQKRAIRCLANRFFLQ, encoded by the exons atgcatatttaCGAGGTCAAGAAGGATGAAAAGCCcagttggaaactcttctttgatggggctgctaacatgaaaggtgttggAACAGGAGTT GATCTTTGTCAGTGGTTCAGATCAGTGGATTTCAGGCGTATCCctaggatccacaatgaggttgatgatgccttggctactctggtgtcgatgttacatcatccatATAAGACTTAtattgaccctttgcatattcaggtccgtgatcagcacgcttactgtaacatggtggaagaggaacttgatggtgaacccgGGTTCCACGATATCATAGAGTACATCAAgttgggggtatatccggtacaagccacgggagatcaaaagagagcaaTTCGATGTTTGGCAAACAGATTTTTTCTTCAgtag